Proteins co-encoded in one Streptococcus ruminicola genomic window:
- a CDS encoding FAD:protein FMN transferase: MQLSHSIQMMGTTIDILIDSDTPKEHIAEVCRLLELYKNRFSANDADSELMVINDNSNITPVTVHPDLFDLIAIGKKHSLATPSNLNIAIGPLVQSWRIGFDDARVPSPQKIQKALALSKPENIILDATKQSVFLSQKGMKIDLGALAKGYIADKIMDYLKSEKVTSAMINLGGNVLVYGDNPRNDKGIWRIGIQNPQKPRGNHIGILTLKNQSVVTSGIYERRLKVGNKEYHHIFDQETGYPIETEMASLTIVSDLSVDCEIWTTRLFGLPVMQALATIQATPRIEGILITKDNRLALTNGLRSNFQLLR, from the coding sequence ATGCAACTTAGCCATAGTATTCAGATGATGGGAACTACTATTGATATCTTAATCGATTCTGACACCCCAAAAGAGCACATCGCCGAAGTTTGTCGTCTGCTAGAACTTTACAAGAATCGCTTCAGTGCTAACGATGCTGACTCTGAACTCATGGTCATTAATGATAACTCTAACATCACTCCTGTCACTGTTCACCCAGATTTATTTGATTTAATTGCGATTGGAAAAAAGCATAGCTTAGCAACTCCTAGTAACCTCAACATCGCTATTGGTCCTTTGGTACAAAGCTGGCGCATTGGTTTTGACGACGCTAGAGTTCCTAGTCCTCAAAAAATTCAAAAAGCGCTAGCCTTATCTAAACCAGAAAATATCATTTTAGATGCGACTAAACAAAGTGTCTTTCTAAGCCAAAAAGGCATGAAAATCGACCTTGGTGCTCTTGCTAAAGGTTATATTGCTGATAAAATCATGGATTATTTAAAATCAGAAAAAGTCACTTCTGCCATGATTAACCTTGGTGGAAATGTCCTTGTTTACGGCGATAATCCAAGAAACGATAAAGGCATCTGGCGAATTGGCATTCAAAATCCTCAAAAACCAAGAGGCAATCATATCGGGATTTTGACTCTCAAAAATCAATCTGTCGTCACCTCAGGCATTTATGAACGTCGCCTAAAAGTCGGAAACAAAGAATATCACCATATTTTTGACCAAGAAACTGGCTATCCTATCGAGACCGAAATGGCAAGCCTTACCATCGTTTCTGACTTGTCTGTTGATTGTGAAATCTGGACCACAAGACTCTTTGGTCTTCCCGTCATGCAAGCTCTGGCAACTATTCAAGCTACTCCGCGTATCGAAGGCATTCTCATTACTAAAGATAATCGCTTAGCTTTGACAAATGGCTTACGCTCCAACTTTCAACTCTTACGATAA
- a CDS encoding 4-oxalocrotonate tautomerase — MPFVKIDLFEGRTQEQKVELAREVTEVVSRIAKAPKEAIHVFINDMPEGTYYPHGEMKKKN, encoded by the coding sequence ATGCCATTCGTAAAAATCGATTTGTTTGAAGGTCGTACTCAAGAACAAAAAGTTGAGCTTGCTCGCGAAGTAACTGAAGTTGTTTCACGTATTGCTAAAGCTCCAAAAGAAGCAATCCACGTTTTCATCAATGACATGCCAGAAGGTACTTACTACCCACACGGAGAAATGAAAAAGAAAAACTAA
- a CDS encoding thymidine kinase — protein sequence MAQLYYKYGTMNSGKTIEILKVAHNYEEQGKPVVIMTSALDTRDGYGIVSSRIGMRREAIAITNEMDVFAYVKALPEKPYCVLIDECQFLTKKHVYELARVVDELEVPVMAFGLKNDFQNELFEGSKYLLLLADKIDEIKTICQFCSKKATMVLRTENGKPVYEGDQIQIGGNETYIPVCRKHYFNPMISTEK from the coding sequence TTGGCTCAACTCTATTATAAATATGGAACCATGAATTCTGGTAAGACCATTGAAATTTTAAAAGTAGCCCATAACTATGAAGAACAAGGAAAACCTGTTGTCATCATGACTTCAGCACTTGATACACGTGATGGTTATGGTATTGTTTCTAGTCGTATCGGTATGCGCCGTGAAGCTATTGCAATTACTAATGAGATGGATGTTTTTGCTTACGTCAAAGCTTTACCAGAGAAACCTTATTGTGTTCTTATTGATGAATGTCAGTTTTTAACGAAAAAGCATGTCTATGAATTAGCTCGTGTGGTTGATGAACTAGAAGTCCCTGTGATGGCTTTTGGGTTAAAAAATGATTTTCAGAACGAATTATTCGAAGGTTCAAAATACCTACTGCTTTTAGCAGATAAAATTGATGAAATTAAAACCATTTGCCAGTTTTGCTCAAAAAAAGCCACAATGGTTTTGCGAACTGAAAATGGAAAACCGGTTTACGAGGGAGACCAAATTCAAATTGGTGGAAATGAAACTTACATCCCTGTTTGCCGTAAACACTATTTTAATCCCATGATTTCAACTGAAAAATAA
- the prfA gene encoding peptide chain release factor 1, whose protein sequence is MNIYDQLQAVEDRYEELGELLSDPDVVSDTKRFMALSKEEASTRETVAVYREYKKVLQNIEDAEEMIKDAGGDPELEEMAKEELKESKAAKEDYEEKLKILLLPKDPNDDKNIILEIRGAAGGDEAALFAGDLLQMYQKYAESQGWKFEVMEASYNGVGGIKEVVVMVSGQSVYSKLKYESGAHRVQRVPVTESQGRVHTSTATVLVMPEVEEVEYEIDPKDLRVDIYHASGAGGQNVNKVATAVRMVHIPTGIKVEMQEERTQQKNRDKAMKVIRARVADHFAQIAQDEQDAERKSTVGTGDRSERIRTYNFPQNRVTDHRIGLTLQKLDSILSGKLDEVIDALILFDQTKKLEELNK, encoded by the coding sequence ATGAACATTTATGATCAGCTACAAGCGGTCGAAGACCGTTATGAGGAATTAGGAGAATTACTAAGTGACCCAGATGTCGTTAGTGATACCAAACGTTTCATGGCTTTGTCAAAAGAAGAAGCAAGCACGCGTGAAACAGTAGCCGTTTACCGTGAATACAAAAAAGTTCTTCAAAACATCGAAGATGCCGAAGAAATGATTAAAGATGCTGGTGGCGATCCAGAACTTGAAGAAATGGCAAAAGAAGAACTCAAAGAATCAAAAGCAGCAAAAGAAGATTACGAAGAAAAACTTAAAATTCTTCTTTTACCAAAAGATCCAAATGATGACAAAAACATTATCTTGGAAATTCGCGGTGCTGCTGGTGGTGACGAAGCTGCTTTATTTGCTGGTGACCTTCTTCAAATGTATCAAAAATACGCTGAAAGCCAAGGCTGGAAATTTGAAGTTATGGAAGCCTCATACAATGGTGTCGGTGGTATCAAAGAAGTTGTTGTCATGGTATCAGGCCAATCTGTTTATTCTAAATTGAAATATGAATCAGGTGCTCACCGTGTGCAACGTGTCCCTGTTACAGAAAGCCAAGGTCGTGTCCACACATCTACAGCGACAGTTCTTGTCATGCCTGAAGTTGAAGAAGTAGAATACGAAATCGATCCAAAAGATTTGCGTGTAGATATTTACCACGCATCAGGTGCTGGTGGACAAAACGTCAATAAAGTTGCGACAGCCGTTCGTATGGTTCACATTCCAACTGGTATTAAAGTTGAAATGCAAGAAGAACGTACACAACAAAAGAACCGTGATAAAGCCATGAAAGTCATTCGTGCGCGTGTTGCGGACCACTTTGCTCAAATCGCTCAAGACGAACAAGATGCTGAACGTAAATCAACAGTTGGTACTGGTGACCGTTCAGAACGTATCCGTACATATAACTTCCCACAAAACCGTGTGACAGACCACCGTATTGGTTTGACATTGCAAAAACTTGATAGCATTTTGTCAGGTAAATTGGATGAAGTGATTGATGCGCTTATTCTTTTTGATCAAACTAAGAAACTAGAAGAGTTAAATAAATAA
- the prmC gene encoding peptide chain release factor N(5)-glutamine methyltransferase, giving the protein MNYAETISQLEKNLQEIGEDPENLTYVFRELKGWSLLDFILHQNKDVSAQDQALIEDIMSQLKEHRSPQYITGKAYFRDLELAVDERVLIPRPETEELVDLVLKENGKADLRVLDIGTGSGAIAISLKSARPDWQVTASDISQAALQLAEENSKLNQVSLDFVESDVFNQISGKFDVIISNPPYIAYDDEDEVGVNVLASEPHLALFADEDGFAIYRQIIESAGEHLSENGKLYFEIGYKQGDGLRALLSKHFPQKRVRVLEDIFGKDRMVVMDNG; this is encoded by the coding sequence ATGAACTACGCTGAAACAATCAGCCAACTAGAAAAAAACTTACAAGAAATTGGAGAAGATCCAGAAAACCTCACTTACGTTTTTCGTGAGTTAAAGGGCTGGAGTCTTCTTGATTTCATCTTACATCAAAATAAAGATGTTTCTGCTCAAGATCAAGCTCTGATAGAAGACATCATGAGCCAGTTAAAAGAGCACCGTTCGCCTCAGTACATCACTGGGAAAGCTTACTTTCGTGATTTAGAACTTGCTGTTGATGAGCGTGTCTTGATTCCGCGTCCTGAGACAGAAGAGCTAGTTGATTTGGTTTTAAAGGAAAATGGCAAAGCAGATTTACGTGTTTTAGATATTGGAACGGGCAGCGGAGCTATTGCCATTTCACTTAAGTCTGCGCGACCTGACTGGCAAGTTACAGCCTCAGATATCTCGCAAGCTGCTCTGCAATTGGCTGAAGAAAACAGTAAGCTCAATCAAGTGTCGCTTGATTTTGTGGAATCAGATGTTTTTAATCAGATTTCAGGAAAATTTGATGTGATTATCTCAAACCCTCCTTACATTGCTTATGATGACGAGGATGAGGTTGGTGTTAATGTTCTTGCTTCAGAACCACATTTGGCGCTTTTTGCGGATGAAGATGGTTTTGCTATTTACCGTCAAATTATCGAAAGTGCTGGTGAGCATTTATCAGAAAATGGTAAACTTTATTTTGAAATTGGCTACAAGCAAGGAGATGGTTTGCGTGCTTTGCTTAGCAAACATTTCCCACAAAAACGTGTCCGTGTCTTAGAAGACATATTTGGTAAAGATAGAATGGTCGTGATGGATAATGGCTAA
- a CDS encoding L-threonylcarbamoyladenylate synthase, with amino-acid sequence MANLEEILQTGGAVILPTETVYGLFAQAMNEEAVEHVYHLKRRPKDKAMNLNVADYETILAFSKNQPTYLKKLYDAFLPGPLTIILQANDRVPAWINSGLSTIGFRIPKHPQTLALIKETGPLIGPSANISGQESGKVFVQIQKQFGNSVEGLADDAAITGVDSTILDLSGDFARILRQGAITKEDLLARVPELTFAKD; translated from the coding sequence ATGGCTAATTTGGAAGAAATACTTCAAACGGGTGGTGCGGTGATTCTGCCGACAGAAACCGTCTATGGGCTTTTTGCACAAGCCATGAATGAAGAAGCAGTTGAACATGTGTATCACTTAAAACGTCGTCCTAAAGACAAAGCCATGAATCTTAATGTGGCAGATTACGAGACAATTTTAGCTTTTTCCAAAAATCAGCCAACTTATCTAAAAAAACTCTATGACGCTTTTTTACCTGGACCGTTAACCATTATTTTACAGGCAAATGACCGTGTGCCAGCTTGGATCAATTCTGGCTTATCAACAATTGGTTTTAGAATTCCAAAACACCCGCAGACTTTGGCACTTATTAAAGAGACCGGTCCTCTCATTGGACCGTCAGCCAATATTTCTGGTCAAGAAAGTGGCAAAGTTTTTGTACAAATTCAGAAGCAGTTTGGCAACTCAGTTGAAGGGCTTGCTGACGATGCTGCAATCACTGGTGTTGACTCGACAATTTTGGATTTGTCTGGTGATTTTGCACGTATTTTACGTCAGGGAGCTATTACAAAAGAAGATTTGTTGGCGCGTGTCCCTGAGTTGACGTTTGCAAAAGATTAG